The nucleotide sequence gctagctcagtagattgtgtgttcgtcccaccaaatttagcgcagtgagaaagcacagagtTCAAGGGTTTATTGCGGGTGTGTTATAACAAATGACTTAGTAGCTTAGTTGGCCTTGATATCGCcacttgtgaccttcggtatCTCCGGCGGTCCTGGTTGTCTCGGCGACCTCTAGCCTCGTTgtctcggtgctccagtcctgtagctccctgaagatccttgaagctccctgaagatgctcgcacGCTGCTCGTCTCTCAGACTCCCGAGGGTGGTCAGCCGTGCGGGCTTatggaagcgtcaccgttctcagactagggtgaacagatgctgcgctctccaggatcactcttttcgacacaccgccgcctgtcccttgctctgtttcggatggtcccactggggtttctgctcagcccgcgcggacagtcaaggctaaccGTCAGGAAGCGGCCTCTTGCTTTAGTTCGCTTCTACgtctagtgtaaacgaacgttccaccctagcctcatcCTTCTGCTTATTGTCCGGGACGCTTCCGCGTGGCTCGATCTGTCTTGCGTGTCTGTCGTGATGTGGtggctggcttgctgctgacAATGTCTTGCGCACTGCTCCTGGCTGTTCTGGCTGCGCGTTTGGACGTAGCGTGGCTTCTGGTACTCGGGGCTTAAGGCGTACGCCGATTCGGGACTTCACAAGTCGAgaccgtagggctctcctggactactccactcgagaccgtaccgatcgaccgctctcacTTCTGGCTTGTAATACTCGGGATTCGGatacgccgctccgggacttCACGAGTCGAAACCGTAGGGCTCTACAGGACAACTACACTCGAGACCGTAAAACTCTCCCGAACTgaattctccaaactctcttgaactgaattctccaaactctcttcccGCAGTGCCGTTACTATGCGTTTTCGTCGCGTATCTGGTAATCGGCCGGCCATCTGtctctgctgctgctgagatttgtggggagttattcaactcccatggacacatgttaagcactgtcgcatctctcgcCAGACATGGCCAATCATTGACGCGAAGAGAACTTCGGAACTATTAAGACTAAACCGTACCGAGTGCGGAATGGTAATACGAGTGTTAACAGGCCACTGGTTGGttggcacacacgcaagcagattgggcgcgccccgaaacgatttctgcagaagctgcagggacgaggaggaagaggaaacGGTGGAACACCTGTTCTGTTCCTGCCCGGCCCTGAGCAGATCTAGACTGTACCACTTAGGGAATCCCTTCATGAGCAGTCTATCTGAACTGGCGAACATAAGCCtaaaacgaataataaaattcattaaagcaaCCGGATGGGAATTGTGCTAAGCCAGCTGCAATAAAGGCAGCAGATTTTTAGGAAAGGGGATACAGATCCACGCGGTACCACAATGGACCTTTTAAGGACTAAGTGTGTCAATGATTTGGCAGCCgctctaacctaacctaacctattcaactcctcacatttcccccttcgagtccttgtgatgcTCCTGCCGATTCCcccggcgctccctcgttgctccctcgacgcaTTTAACTCCATTGAGTTTTTACAGCGCTGGTTGTCCTCCTCGTAGCTACTtcaaatctcccgcgccgaccCTCCATCTGTTCCctctgggacatcgatactcatcgactatcgatccccagctcgctgctcattgctgcgtcctACTCCTTTCCGAGGCCTCTCCGTTCGGTCACACCatccgtgcgtgatcgatgtttaaTCGATTATCGATACCGATGGTGAAGCGTTGCCATTTGCCCGTTGCGATATTTTCACTTtttgccgatatttccattttgcgtgtgcccatcgatcgcaatATCGTCcggtgccaatcgatcgcctatcgaggcgcccctatcctggctcatggtgattttgaAACTTTCTCTCTCcattcgtcctctctcgcccttcagacgtcctcagccggctgaACCTGTCTCCATGCTGGCTACAGTCGAGAgagggtgcggagaggactttgCATTTGCTTCGCAGCAGGTAAGTACTGTGGTGTTTGTTTTCCTGCATCCTGCTCTAAACACCTTTGCATTTTTGGTTGCTGGAtctgccatgtatgcccctcTCTTCTCGCTCCTGTTTTCAGCCGCGCTCCCCGCCATATGCTGGTCTCAtttttcttccttttttttaaaactttttttatttgttcttCAAACATTCTCGTGCCCGCGAGCCCCAACCTGACTCGGAATGCGCGCCCATCTCTccatacgcgcacgctgcgcctgtCGCCGAGGATGCGGGCCTCTCTCACCGCCGGTCCCTCCGCGATCCCCTCGGGCCACTCGTGCTCCTCGATCTCGTGCCACCACTGGCCCCCGGCGCCcacaccgtccgcgacaacttCGGGCGtgccaccacctcggacacttcgggcgcagagtgctgccgcttgagcaGAGGTCGGCCACCTTCCACGGGTTCGGGCCACACCCATGGCCCCCGTGCCAGCGGTTCCTCTGGCTCCGTGGTTACCGACGCGCTCCCTGTCCCTGCTGGCGTCGCCGGCCCGGTGCTTGGCGTCGTCGGTCCGGTGCTCGGTTTCGGTGGGGCCCAATGCTCCGGTCTGTCGCGGGTCCTGGGGTCCAGCGAGCTCACCCGGGGACCTCTCTCCTCCCAGATTCGGAGTTCCTCCGCCGTCGCCGACTCCTCCGCGGGTCCCCCCGGCCAGTTCCAGACGACCGACTGCTGCCGCCACCTCACCTTGTTCTTGTTGCGGCGGATCGGGTGGTTGCTGCTGGCGTTGTCCGTGTTGTTGCTGCGGTGGCGGATGCTcgagttgttgctgctgcggttgTTCGTGCTGTTGCTGCGGTGGTGGTTGCTTGAGGTGTTGCCGCTGTGGTTGTTCGAGCTGTTGCTGTGGTGGTTGCTGCTCGAACCTCGGCGTGGGTGGTCGTGCTGGCGTCCACTGCGATGATCCCACGTACCGTGGTGTGCTGGTgggatttcgggcagccaccgTGGAGGTGATGCTGTCTTATCTTCTGCCCCTTCTTTCGACGGGATACAGGGCTCCGTCACGTATCTCGGGGTGGGTGGGTATCCCGGGTTTTCCCACAACTGCTgatcctcctcctcggccgcctgcagttgggcctgccactccggcgaTTCCTCCATCTTCCGAAGCTAGTCTATCGTAGCCGCTGCCACGGACTCGACATGGCTACCGGGAGCCTGCTGGTCCTGGGGTGGCTCCTTGCTGTTCTTGTAGCtatttcgtagtatccttggcgagtccttggagttatccttggagtCACTTCGTAGTATCCCTTGCCAATCCTTGCAGTTATCCTTGAAGTGTGTTCGTAGTAACCTTTGAGGTTCCTTGGAGTTATTTTTGGACTCTTTCGTCGTGTTCTTTAAGACtccttggagttatccttggacttctctcgtagtatcctttgagaatccttggagCTATCCTTGTACTAttttgtagtatcctttggACTATATTTGGACTAttttgtagtatcctttgagaatccttggagttatcctttaaatcctttcgtagtacctattgagaatccttggagttatccttggactcttttcgtagtatcctttgagaatccttggagttTCAATGTTGTTTGGCGTCTGTTGTGTCTGCCTGTTGTAGCCGCTCGcttttgttttccgtttgatgctgtttcagctcgcttacgtggatggtccgctctttctttgtgtttatgtgtcgtatttttaagattactggtgacgccAAAGCCATGACTTAAtaaggtccgtcgtatcttgggcccaattttgctgcgaacccctcgtccgcttttgataaatggtgttccttgccccacacgacgtcacccaccgTTGGAGtacattgcctcctccttaggttataatgcccAGCCTGATCCTGGGATGCTCTATCCAGATTCCGCCTAACAATCTCAaagatttccctgagtttgttGACGGTCTCCTCCGGGGTCTCAGTCGGTCGCCCGgctctctgccttgggtaaagaacgacggtgtgtaacctaGGGtcaacagaagctgcgctctccaggatcttTCCTTTCGACTCACCGCCGCCTGCCCCTTGCTCTGTcgcggatggtcccactggggtttctgctcagcccgcgcggacagtcaaggctaaccGCCAGGAAGCGGCCTCGCGCTTTTCTTCGCTTCTACGCCTACGCCTTCTACAATCCCGAATGTCCCGACGTACCGATCTTGCTCcctgtaggctcccacggcgctgcttttcCTACGACTTGACTTGTTGTAGTTTATGTGGTTGACTGACTggtcactttggtatctgaactgatcttgacggtttgacttctcgtgatcgactgatcctgCTTTCAGCGCTGGGCCCACTTATATAGGGCTCCTGGTGCCGTTAATTCTTGGCATCTACGCACAGCACCACTTCAGGGTCCAAAGTCCGCGGTTTTACCGTTCGCCCCACAATAGGGTGCTAAGCGCGGTGATCTACCGTTAACCCTTCGCTCTTCCCTCCAAGCTCTCTTTCCTCAaactctccaaactctcttgagCGGAATTCTCGAAGCTCTCTACTTAGCTCTCCAAAACTCTCACGAACTGAATTCTAGAATATCTATTGAACTGAATTCTTCAAACTCTCTCTTCCCGgagcgccgttactacgcgtaTTCGTAgagtatctggtaagcggccggccatctgtcTCTGCTGCTGCTAAGATTTGTGGGGATTTATACAACTCCTCACAGCTTCAAAAGGAATAGAGTTCGTGAAGTTAGTTATCTACGAAATCGGCAAACGCATTAATTTAGTCAA is from Drosophila suzukii chromosome 3, CBGP_Dsuzu_IsoJpt1.0, whole genome shotgun sequence and encodes:
- the LOC136117603 gene encoding uncharacterized protein, translated to MEESPEWQAQLQAAEEEDQQFTPRYVGSSQWTPARPPTPRFEQQPPQQQLEQPQRQHLKQPPPQQQHEQPQQQQLEHPPPQQQHGQRQQQPPDPPQQEQGEVAAAVGRLELAGGTRGGVGDGGGTPNLGGERSPGELAGPQDPRQTGALGPTETEHRTDDAKHRAGDASRDRERVGNHGARGTAGTGAMGVARTRGRWPTSAQAAALCARSVRGGGTPEVVADGVGAGGQWWHEIEEHEWPEGIAEGPAVREARILGDRRSVRLDEAEVPVTLEEEAYPVKLDEAEAPVTLEEEAYPVKLE